A portion of the Pyxidicoccus xibeiensis genome contains these proteins:
- the sitI6 gene encoding SitI6 family double-CXXCG motif immunity protein, with protein MTRIFELRRDKACWERFNGSLDAAHKWGLPGARCSTCGATWSSSGHQYPAIDLSQLPERSEFEKPRPEPFTEFARLRELVRPLAPPNAALPPGTSFGPLVGTASGKFAPFTWLGDIMLLVRREELERLQAEGVRGLLGCRTELAFRQKNPPELLELQLEPHGRLHPDCLPTDLLPPCATCGRVAFRLPEQPILEAASLPTDLDVFRVGSYATVIVGTQRFMEAVRHLALEGTTFRELPTR; from the coding sequence ATGACGCGCATCTTTGAGCTCCGGCGAGACAAGGCGTGCTGGGAGCGCTTCAACGGGAGCCTTGATGCCGCGCACAAGTGGGGGCTGCCCGGCGCTCGTTGCTCCACATGTGGAGCGACGTGGAGCTCTTCAGGCCACCAATACCCTGCCATTGACCTGTCGCAACTGCCGGAGCGGAGTGAGTTCGAGAAACCAAGGCCCGAACCATTCACCGAGTTCGCCCGACTGCGCGAGCTGGTACGTCCCCTGGCACCACCGAACGCGGCGCTGCCGCCCGGTACCAGCTTCGGGCCGCTGGTGGGTACGGCCTCCGGGAAGTTCGCTCCCTTCACCTGGCTGGGGGACATCATGCTGCTCGTGCGCAGGGAGGAATTGGAGCGTCTCCAGGCCGAGGGTGTGCGAGGTCTGCTCGGCTGCCGGACGGAGCTCGCCTTCCGGCAGAAGAATCCTCCGGAACTGCTGGAGCTGCAGCTCGAGCCGCATGGCCGGCTGCACCCGGACTGCCTGCCCACGGACCTGCTTCCGCCGTGCGCCACCTGTGGCCGCGTCGCATTCCGCCTACCGGAGCAACCCATTCTGGAGGCGGCCTCGCTGCCCACGGACCTCGATGTGTTCCGAGTGGGCAGCTACGCCACGGTGATTGTCGGCACCCAGCGCTTCATGGAGGCCGTGCGCCACCTCGCGCTGGAAGGCACCACCTTCCGCGAGCTACCCACCCGCTGA
- the sitA6 gene encoding SitA6 family polymorphic toxin lipoprotein, which yields MRDLPALCLALLATCWLGCSTVTNAAVQPWDEARGECHTPHDDACVTLLCLGDTCGFYPCEALPGELELARFPPARPPAATAAPGSGPRRNWGGAHKLPRGAVMVFPNWNGGPEELIPPSRQLPPGRTEKHHIFPQAKDLAEWFVRQGVEIHDYTMPIPRDLHRRIHEGGPSGGRWNEAWREFRRGNENASPEEIFKHAGELIYRFQLIGGPIQPYYSMPGT from the coding sequence GTGCGCGACCTCCCAGCGCTCTGCCTCGCGTTGCTGGCCACGTGCTGGCTGGGCTGTTCCACCGTCACGAACGCAGCCGTGCAGCCTTGGGATGAGGCGCGTGGGGAGTGCCACACGCCCCATGACGACGCGTGCGTCACCCTTCTATGCCTGGGTGACACCTGCGGCTTCTACCCCTGCGAGGCACTGCCCGGTGAACTGGAGCTGGCACGATTCCCTCCCGCACGGCCGCCAGCCGCCACGGCGGCGCCAGGAAGTGGGCCCCGCAGGAACTGGGGAGGCGCGCACAAGCTTCCTCGGGGAGCCGTCATGGTCTTCCCCAACTGGAACGGCGGTCCAGAAGAGCTCATCCCGCCGTCACGCCAGCTCCCTCCCGGCCGAACCGAGAAACATCACATCTTCCCCCAGGCGAAGGATCTGGCGGAGTGGTTCGTGCGGCAGGGCGTCGAGATTCACGACTACACCATGCCCATTCCACGCGACCTCCACCGGCGAATCCACGAAGGTGGCCCTTCGGGAGGACGCTGGAACGAAGCGTGGCGCGAGTTCAGGAGAGGCAATGAGAACGCCTCCCCCGAGGAGATCTTCAAACATGCAGGGGAGCTCATCTACCGCTTCCAGCTCATCGGCGGGCCTATTCAGCCCTACTATTCGATGCCAGGGACATGA
- the htpG gene encoding molecular chaperone HtpG, producing MSVENSPQRETHAFQAEINQLLSLVINSLYSHKEIFLRELVSNASDALDKLRFRSITEPELLADEPALELRVIPDAEKGTVTIEDTGIGMSHDELVKNLGTIAHSGSREFIEALSQKGQKDMQLIGQFGVGFYSAYLVADRVEVVSRAAGKDAQAWRWTSEAKGSFTVEPAERASRGTAVILHLKEDQKEFLEEYRLRTLITQYSDYVGHPIKLQVKKTTGTGDDAKTETSLEVVNKASALWQRSKSEITDEQYQEFYKHLTHDWEAPLAWTHFKADGNQQFTGLLFVPKHPPFDLNAQQQRGVRLFVKRVFIMDRCEELVPQWLRFVRGVIDSDDLPLNVSRELLQDSQVVRAIRKHVVKKSVDLLEKLAKDKPDDYREFWKAFGTVVKEGLATEAEHKDKLGGLLRYESSREEGLTSLADYVSRMKEGQEAIYYIYGESRQAVADSPHLEALKSRGYEVLYMTDPVDEWAAQGLREFQGKPLVSALTSDLKLQSSDEQKKEQEQSAEGLKTLTTKMKDVLQDSVREVRVSDRLTDSPVCLVVPEGGTPAYLERLLQQRGKGMGMPRVKRIMEVNPKHPVIAHLKALTEREPGAEQVKEWIELLHDQALLTEGSTIADPNRFARRMTGLLTQVAAQAAGNGATAVSQTQAPAPEATATPPSASTPAVS from the coding sequence ATGTCCGTCGAAAACTCCCCCCAGCGGGAAACCCACGCCTTCCAGGCGGAAATCAACCAGCTCCTCAGCCTGGTCATCAACTCGCTCTACAGCCACAAGGAGATCTTCCTGCGCGAGCTGGTGTCGAACGCGTCCGACGCGCTCGACAAGCTGCGCTTCCGCTCCATCACGGAGCCCGAGCTGCTGGCGGACGAGCCCGCCCTGGAGCTGCGCGTCATCCCCGACGCGGAGAAGGGCACCGTCACCATCGAAGACACCGGCATCGGCATGTCCCACGACGAGCTGGTGAAGAACCTGGGCACCATCGCCCACTCCGGCTCGCGCGAGTTCATCGAGGCCCTGTCCCAGAAGGGCCAGAAGGACATGCAGCTCATCGGCCAGTTCGGCGTGGGCTTCTACAGCGCGTACCTCGTCGCGGACCGGGTGGAGGTGGTCAGCCGCGCCGCCGGCAAGGACGCGCAGGCCTGGCGGTGGACGTCCGAGGCCAAGGGCTCCTTCACGGTGGAGCCGGCCGAGCGCGCCTCCCGGGGCACCGCCGTCATCCTCCACCTCAAGGAGGACCAGAAGGAGTTCCTCGAGGAGTACCGGCTGCGGACGCTGATTACGCAGTACTCGGACTACGTGGGCCACCCCATCAAGCTCCAGGTGAAGAAGACCACCGGGACGGGGGATGACGCGAAGACGGAGACGTCGCTGGAGGTGGTCAACAAGGCCAGCGCCCTGTGGCAGCGCTCCAAGTCCGAAATCACGGACGAGCAGTACCAGGAGTTCTACAAGCACCTGACGCATGACTGGGAAGCGCCGCTGGCGTGGACGCACTTCAAGGCGGACGGCAACCAGCAGTTCACCGGCCTGCTCTTCGTGCCCAAGCACCCGCCCTTCGACTTGAACGCCCAGCAGCAGCGCGGCGTGCGGCTGTTCGTCAAGCGCGTGTTCATCATGGACCGCTGCGAGGAGCTGGTGCCGCAGTGGCTGCGCTTCGTGCGCGGCGTCATCGACTCGGACGACCTGCCGCTGAACGTGTCGCGCGAGCTCTTGCAGGACTCGCAGGTGGTGCGCGCCATCCGCAAGCACGTGGTGAAGAAGTCGGTGGACCTGCTGGAGAAGCTGGCCAAGGACAAGCCCGACGACTACCGCGAGTTCTGGAAGGCCTTCGGCACCGTGGTGAAGGAGGGCCTGGCCACCGAGGCCGAGCACAAGGACAAGCTGGGCGGCCTCTTGCGCTACGAGAGCTCGCGTGAGGAGGGGCTCACCTCACTGGCGGACTACGTGTCGCGGATGAAGGAGGGCCAGGAGGCCATCTATTACATCTACGGCGAGTCCCGGCAGGCGGTGGCGGACAGCCCCCACCTGGAGGCGCTGAAGAGCCGCGGCTACGAGGTCCTCTACATGACGGACCCGGTGGACGAGTGGGCCGCGCAGGGCCTGCGCGAGTTCCAGGGCAAGCCGCTGGTGTCCGCGCTCACGTCGGACCTGAAGCTGCAGTCCTCGGACGAGCAGAAGAAGGAGCAGGAGCAGAGCGCCGAGGGGCTGAAGACGCTCACCACGAAGATGAAGGACGTGCTCCAGGACTCGGTGCGCGAGGTGCGCGTGTCGGACCGGCTGACGGACTCACCGGTGTGCCTGGTGGTGCCGGAGGGCGGCACGCCCGCGTACCTGGAGCGGCTGCTCCAGCAGCGCGGCAAGGGCATGGGCATGCCGCGCGTGAAGCGCATCATGGAGGTCAACCCGAAGCACCCCGTCATCGCCCACCTCAAGGCGCTGACCGAGCGCGAGCCGGGCGCCGAGCAGGTGAAGGAGTGGATTGAGCTGCTCCACGACCAGGCGCTGCTCACCGAGGGCAGCACCATCGCCGACCCGAACCGCTTCGCGCGGCGGATGACGGGCCTGCTGACGCAGGTGGCGGCCCAGGCCGCCGGCAACGGCGCCACGGCGGTGTCCCAGACGCAGGCCCCCGCTCCGGAGGCCACCGCCACCCCGCCGTCGGCGTCCACGCCCGCGGTGAGCTGA
- a CDS encoding (2Fe-2S)-binding protein, with protein sequence MAFTLNVNGRAHAIDAEEDTPLLYVLRDELGLNGAKYGCGVGQCGACTVLCDGKSLRSCLVPASALGGREVATLEGLKAPDGTLHPVQRAFLTEQAGQCAYCIPGMVMAAVALLREKPRLTEAEIRSALDANLCRCGSHNRIVRAIQRAAEELAR encoded by the coding sequence ATGGCCTTCACACTGAACGTCAATGGCAGGGCGCACGCCATCGACGCCGAGGAAGACACGCCCCTCCTCTACGTCCTGCGCGACGAGCTGGGACTGAACGGGGCGAAGTACGGCTGCGGCGTCGGCCAGTGCGGCGCGTGCACGGTGCTGTGCGATGGGAAGTCGCTGCGCTCCTGCCTCGTCCCGGCTTCGGCGCTGGGCGGACGTGAGGTGGCCACACTGGAAGGCCTCAAGGCGCCGGACGGCACCCTGCATCCAGTCCAGCGCGCGTTCCTGACCGAGCAGGCGGGACAGTGCGCGTACTGCATCCCCGGCATGGTGATGGCGGCGGTGGCGCTGCTGCGGGAGAAGCCCCGGCTCACGGAGGCGGAGATTCGCAGCGCGCTGGATGCCAACCTGTGCCGGTGTGGCTCGCACAACCGCATCGTGCGCGCCATCCAGCGCGCCGCGGAGGAACTGGCCCGATGA
- a CDS encoding xanthine dehydrogenase family protein molybdopterin-binding subunit, translating to MSTPLSRRSVLQGTLVLAFALTGPFALGAAPGRKGLPGALKRNSQLDAWLSIGADGVVTLKTGKVELGQGVLTALGQICADELDVDFQRLKLISGDTALTPNEGVTAGSMSIPEGGTAVRYASAEVRSLLLTMAGKRLGVKEERLKVRDGTITAPGGRSVTYWSLMGGKSLSREATGSVAPKPVSERRYIGQSVPRVDLPAKVTGEAVFVQDFRSDALVHGRVIRAPSYGAKLVEVDTASVEGLPGVLKVVRDGDFLGVIATKEWQVIKAAARLAEAARWKEQATLPADPYAWLLAQPAKDTVIEDVPRPTDEAPVRTLEARYRRPYQMHAAIGPSCAVAEWDGDTLTVHTHSQSVFDTSAAIAKLVGLPAEKVRGRHLQGSGCYGHNGADDAAADAALLARALPGKAVRVQWSREDEHTWEPYGSAMVTKVRATVNAAGHVLDWDYELWSTPHGTRPGGNPGNLLAGRSLAKPFPMSPPWNGGPPNYSADRNAIPLYAFPGRRVTTHFVEQMPLRVSSHRSLGAYANVFSIESFVDELAHAAKTDPVTFRLRQLLDERAKAVIEKAAERFGWSDKPRPPGRGRGMAFARYKNVASYCAVCMEVSVDEKAGAIQVQRAVVAADAGEVVNPDGLINQLEGGLIQSLSWSLKEAVRHDGRRIVSRDWSSYPILTFSEVPPVEVALIDRPGEPFLGAGEATQGPTAAALANAVFDATGVRVRDLPLTPERLKAAREKTLVP from the coding sequence ATGAGCACGCCCCTGAGCCGTCGCTCCGTCCTGCAGGGCACCCTGGTGCTGGCCTTCGCCCTGACAGGCCCCTTCGCGCTCGGCGCGGCACCGGGGCGCAAGGGATTGCCGGGAGCCCTGAAGCGCAACAGCCAGCTCGATGCGTGGTTGTCCATTGGCGCCGATGGAGTCGTGACGCTGAAGACGGGCAAGGTGGAGCTGGGCCAGGGCGTGCTGACGGCGCTGGGCCAGATTTGCGCCGACGAGCTGGACGTCGACTTCCAGCGGCTGAAGCTCATCTCCGGAGACACGGCGCTGACGCCGAACGAGGGAGTCACCGCCGGCAGCATGTCCATCCCGGAAGGAGGCACGGCGGTGCGCTACGCCTCCGCCGAGGTCCGCTCCCTCCTGCTGACCATGGCGGGCAAGCGCCTGGGGGTGAAGGAAGAGCGATTGAAGGTGCGGGACGGGACCATCACCGCGCCGGGAGGCCGCTCGGTCACCTACTGGAGCCTGATGGGCGGCAAGTCCCTGAGCCGGGAGGCCACCGGGAGCGTGGCGCCCAAGCCCGTCTCCGAGCGCCGCTACATCGGCCAGTCCGTGCCCCGCGTGGACCTGCCGGCCAAGGTCACCGGGGAGGCGGTCTTCGTGCAGGACTTCCGCTCGGACGCGCTGGTGCACGGGCGTGTCATCCGCGCGCCGTCGTACGGAGCGAAGCTCGTCGAGGTGGACACCGCGAGCGTGGAGGGACTGCCGGGTGTGCTGAAGGTGGTGCGCGACGGAGACTTCCTGGGCGTCATCGCGACGAAGGAGTGGCAGGTCATCAAGGCCGCGGCGCGCCTGGCGGAGGCTGCCCGGTGGAAGGAGCAGGCCACGCTGCCCGCGGACCCGTATGCGTGGCTGCTGGCGCAACCCGCGAAGGACACCGTCATCGAGGACGTCCCACGCCCCACGGACGAGGCACCGGTACGCACGTTGGAGGCGCGCTACCGCCGGCCGTACCAGATGCACGCGGCCATCGGTCCGTCCTGCGCGGTGGCGGAGTGGGACGGGGACACCCTGACGGTGCACACCCACAGCCAGAGTGTGTTCGACACCAGCGCGGCCATCGCGAAGCTGGTCGGCCTGCCGGCGGAGAAGGTGCGGGGCCGGCACCTGCAGGGCTCGGGCTGCTACGGCCACAACGGCGCGGACGACGCGGCGGCCGATGCGGCGCTGCTGGCGCGTGCCCTGCCTGGCAAGGCGGTGCGCGTGCAGTGGTCCCGTGAGGACGAGCACACGTGGGAGCCGTATGGCTCGGCGATGGTGACGAAGGTCCGAGCGACGGTGAACGCGGCGGGGCATGTGCTCGACTGGGATTACGAGCTGTGGTCCACGCCGCACGGTACGCGGCCCGGAGGCAATCCCGGCAACCTGCTGGCGGGCCGCTCCCTGGCGAAGCCCTTTCCCATGTCTCCGCCCTGGAATGGAGGGCCGCCGAACTACTCCGCCGACCGGAACGCCATTCCGCTCTATGCCTTCCCGGGTCGGAGGGTGACGACGCACTTCGTGGAGCAGATGCCGTTGCGAGTGTCCTCGCACCGGAGCCTCGGGGCCTATGCCAACGTCTTCTCCATCGAGTCCTTCGTGGACGAGCTGGCGCACGCGGCGAAGACCGACCCCGTCACCTTCCGGCTCCGGCAGTTGCTGGATGAGCGAGCGAAGGCCGTCATCGAGAAGGCGGCGGAGCGCTTCGGTTGGTCGGACAAGCCGCGCCCACCCGGGCGTGGACGAGGCATGGCCTTCGCGCGTTACAAGAACGTCGCCAGCTACTGCGCGGTCTGCATGGAGGTCTCCGTGGACGAGAAGGCGGGAGCCATCCAGGTGCAGCGGGCGGTGGTGGCGGCGGACGCGGGCGAGGTGGTGAACCCGGACGGGCTCATCAACCAGCTCGAGGGTGGGCTCATCCAGTCGCTGAGCTGGAGTCTGAAGGAAGCGGTCCGGCACGACGGCCGCCGAATCGTCTCGCGTGATTGGAGCAGCTATCCCATCCTCACCTTCTCCGAGGTGCCGCCCGTGGAGGTCGCGCTCATCGACCGGCCGGGAGAGCCGTTCCTCGGAGCGGGAGAGGCGACGCAAGGCCCCACTGCCGCGGCGCTCGCCAACGCGGTCTTCGACGCCACAGGCGTGCGAGTGAGAGACCTGCCACTGACACCGGAACGGCTGAAGGCGGCACGCGAGAAGACGCTCGTGCCTTGA
- a CDS encoding Isoquinoline 1-oxidoreductase subunit: MRRLPIAVLMLSAAGALAGCKSPARPAAAEAPVADASRGGLRPVSSFASIEDPAARSVALFVEAGRVIAHPRCVNCHPADGVPRQGMEQRLHEPKVSGGADGHGAAGLHCEACHQQTNTPLVGATLRSIPGNPKWALAPKEMAWVGKSLGEICEQLKDPKRNGGKSLEAIHHHMAEDVLVGWGWNPGPGLEPVPGTQAAFGALIQAWIANGAACPKS; encoded by the coding sequence ATGAGACGACTGCCCATCGCTGTCTTGATGCTGAGCGCCGCAGGCGCACTGGCGGGCTGCAAGTCTCCGGCGCGGCCCGCGGCGGCCGAGGCGCCTGTCGCGGATGCGTCACGCGGGGGACTCCGGCCCGTGTCCTCGTTCGCCTCCATCGAGGACCCGGCGGCCCGGTCTGTCGCGCTCTTCGTCGAGGCAGGGCGGGTGATTGCGCATCCGCGCTGCGTCAACTGCCACCCGGCGGATGGTGTGCCCCGGCAGGGGATGGAGCAGCGCCTGCACGAGCCGAAGGTGTCGGGCGGAGCGGATGGGCACGGGGCGGCGGGGCTGCACTGCGAGGCGTGCCATCAGCAGACGAACACGCCGCTGGTGGGTGCAACGCTTCGGAGCATCCCGGGCAATCCGAAGTGGGCCCTGGCTCCGAAGGAGATGGCGTGGGTGGGGAAGTCGCTGGGAGAGATTTGCGAGCAGCTGAAGGACCCGAAGCGCAACGGCGGCAAGTCGCTGGAGGCCATCCACCACCACATGGCGGAGGACGTGCTGGTGGGTTGGGGATGGAATCCCGGGCCGGGACTGGAGCCGGTGCCCGGTACCCAGGCGGCGTTCGGTGCGCTCATCCAGGCATGGATTGCCAACGGCGCGGCGTGCCCGAAGTCCTAG
- a CDS encoding NAD(P)/FAD-dependent oxidoreductase produces MSNPDVIVVGAGLAGLACTRALLAGRIKVLLLEGGDAPGGRVRTDAYEGFLLDRGFQVLLTAYPEGRRALDFEALALRRFVPGAKVRRGGRLLTVADPLRRPGQALSHLFEGPGSFTDKLRVLELRQAAVSGELEDLWYRPQRAAQRYLEDLGFSEEMLEGFLRPFFAGIFLERELATSSRFLEFVFRMFATGDTVVPERGMGAIPEQLAARLPSGVLRMRAPVSEVWGHRVRLEDGEVIGAKAVVVAADPVGAVGLLPGMPAHRMNRVTCLYFAAPEPPVQGPWLVLNGEGRGVVNNVAVMSEVSPAYAPPGQSLVSVSVLGDVEGVELRVREEITGWFGTAVSSWRHLRTYSLRHALPAQPPHALEPPHRTVRISPGLYVCGDHRDNSSIDGALGSGRRAAEAVLRDLER; encoded by the coding sequence GTGTCGAACCCGGATGTCATCGTGGTGGGTGCAGGGCTTGCCGGGCTGGCGTGCACCCGGGCGCTTCTCGCCGGACGGATAAAGGTGCTCCTACTGGAGGGCGGGGACGCACCGGGCGGCCGGGTTCGTACGGACGCGTACGAGGGCTTCCTGTTGGACAGGGGCTTCCAGGTGCTCCTCACCGCCTACCCGGAGGGGCGCCGGGCATTGGATTTCGAGGCGCTCGCGCTTCGTCGCTTCGTGCCTGGAGCGAAGGTTCGGCGCGGCGGGCGGTTGCTCACGGTGGCGGACCCGCTGCGGCGGCCGGGCCAGGCTCTCTCCCACCTCTTCGAGGGGCCGGGCAGCTTCACGGACAAGCTGCGCGTGCTGGAGCTGCGGCAGGCCGCGGTGTCCGGCGAGCTGGAGGACCTGTGGTACCGGCCCCAGCGTGCCGCGCAGCGCTACCTGGAGGACCTGGGCTTCTCGGAGGAGATGCTGGAGGGATTCCTTCGGCCGTTCTTCGCGGGCATCTTCCTGGAGCGGGAGCTGGCCACGTCGAGCCGCTTCCTGGAGTTCGTCTTCCGGATGTTCGCCACGGGGGACACGGTGGTGCCGGAGCGGGGCATGGGGGCCATCCCCGAGCAGCTCGCGGCGCGGCTTCCCTCGGGAGTGCTGCGGATGCGCGCGCCGGTGTCCGAGGTCTGGGGCCACCGCGTGCGGCTGGAGGACGGCGAGGTGATTGGCGCGAAGGCGGTGGTGGTGGCGGCGGACCCGGTGGGCGCGGTGGGGCTGCTGCCCGGGATGCCGGCGCACCGGATGAACCGCGTGACGTGCCTCTACTTCGCCGCGCCGGAGCCGCCCGTGCAGGGGCCCTGGCTGGTGCTCAATGGGGAAGGGCGGGGCGTGGTGAACAACGTGGCGGTGATGAGCGAGGTGTCACCAGCCTATGCGCCCCCGGGGCAGTCGCTCGTGTCCGTGTCCGTGCTGGGGGACGTGGAGGGCGTGGAGCTGCGCGTGCGGGAGGAGATCACCGGCTGGTTCGGGACGGCCGTGTCCTCGTGGCGGCACCTGCGGACGTACTCGCTTCGGCATGCACTGCCCGCGCAGCCGCCGCACGCACTGGAGCCGCCGCACCGGACGGTGCGAATCTCTCCCGGGCTGTACGTGTGCGGGGACCACCGTGACAATTCCTCCATCGACGGCGCGCTGGGCTCCGGGCGCCGTGCGGCGGAGGCCGTACTGCGGGATTTGGAGCGCTGA
- a CDS encoding macro domain-containing protein: protein MTLLPLKLRDLNSAMVLAWRREFHGCEGVEVSGGDIFGERADAIVSPANSFGYMDGGIDLVYSQFFGWDLQTRLQERLRAEHHGELPVGSALIIETRHAEIPWLVSAPTMRIPMAVPDTVNAWLAFRATLRAVQSHNAANPHRPIRSLLCPGLCTAVGRMPPARAARQMRRAWDVVVLGQPWPPPTPGGTLQAHFDLIA, encoded by the coding sequence ATGACCCTGCTTCCCCTGAAGCTTCGCGACCTGAATAGCGCCATGGTGTTGGCCTGGCGCCGGGAGTTCCACGGCTGTGAGGGCGTCGAGGTCTCCGGAGGCGACATCTTCGGAGAGCGCGCGGACGCCATCGTCAGCCCGGCCAACAGCTTCGGCTACATGGATGGCGGCATCGACCTGGTCTACAGCCAGTTCTTCGGCTGGGACCTCCAGACGCGCCTCCAGGAGCGGCTTCGCGCCGAGCACCATGGCGAGCTGCCCGTGGGCTCGGCGCTCATCATCGAGACGCGGCATGCGGAAATCCCCTGGCTCGTCAGCGCTCCCACCATGCGCATCCCCATGGCCGTACCCGACACGGTGAATGCCTGGCTCGCCTTCCGGGCCACGCTGCGTGCCGTGCAATCACACAACGCCGCCAACCCGCACAGGCCCATCCGGAGCCTGCTCTGCCCCGGCCTGTGTACCGCCGTGGGTCGGATGCCACCCGCGCGCGCTGCCCGGCAGATGCGCAGGGCGTGGGACGTCGTCGTCCTCGGACAGCCGTGGCCACCTCCCACGCCCGGCGGGACGCTCCAGGCCCACTTCGACCTCATTGCCTGA
- a CDS encoding M4 family metallopeptidase, protein MVEKRMRGALGVSMLTLLAGACTEAPPREKQAPEAVARRASTALADGLQVVSRDAAAVPTFITGPLGLVPTQAEAVKSIQRGQLLPALAQVAAPFRLAPEDLDLTKAYVGFDGDAHFRFAVRQEGVEVLGAELRLHARNGAVFAANTNMRGDLRRAPSKATVAPEAAIAAAKADRAAPAGAAVTGTPRLVYWRDGGDLVLAYEVRVTGMGEDGVPVDDSVLVNASNGDVFERLPHIHAALNRQVVDGDGGPGRSEGQQPVENPLVNIAYDHLGSAHECYRDLFGYDSYDGAGATLHSTVYRGGPFFNAFWDGTRIVLREGGVAAPELSRALDVIAHEFTHGVIDHTSGLIYSGESGGLNEGIADIFGAVCEWHGRGKVVDANTWLFAEDVWTPDIPGDALRYMHDPKLDGVSLDSYADYVSGTDVHYSSGIANLAFYLLSQGGLHPRTPNQLPVTGIGIEKAARIFYKANVDLLLPSSNFEAAKTATEQAAAQLGYDAATVTSVTRAWTAVQVGIIRQPPSTPLEKDVPATNLSGARGQQRYFSVVVPEGATDLTFTLAGGTGDADLYVRQGSAPTTTSYDCRPYRAGNNEVCTFAAPAHGTWYAMLNGFSAYSGASLVVTWKGGYIPVEPGVLVTDLSGEAGASQVFTVQIPEPAEGAYRTVHARLRGTGNADLYVLRGAAPTPSAYDCRSMNEHSTENCDLSFAEPGKYYVRVYGAKGGYTAGSLIVTYD, encoded by the coding sequence ATGGTCGAGAAGCGAATGCGGGGCGCCTTGGGCGTCTCGATGTTGACGTTGTTGGCGGGGGCCTGCACCGAGGCTCCTCCCCGGGAGAAGCAGGCGCCGGAGGCCGTGGCGCGGCGGGCCTCGACGGCCCTGGCCGACGGGCTCCAGGTGGTGTCCCGGGACGCGGCCGCGGTTCCCACCTTCATCACGGGCCCGCTCGGGCTCGTTCCAACGCAGGCCGAAGCCGTCAAGTCCATCCAGCGGGGGCAGCTGCTGCCGGCGCTGGCCCAGGTGGCGGCGCCCTTCCGGCTGGCCCCGGAGGACCTCGACCTGACGAAGGCCTATGTCGGCTTCGACGGGGACGCGCACTTCCGCTTCGCCGTGAGGCAGGAGGGCGTGGAGGTGCTGGGCGCGGAGCTGCGGCTGCATGCGCGCAACGGCGCCGTCTTCGCGGCGAACACCAACATGCGCGGGGACCTGCGGCGGGCGCCTTCCAAGGCCACCGTCGCCCCCGAGGCCGCCATCGCGGCGGCGAAGGCGGACCGCGCGGCTCCGGCGGGGGCCGCCGTCACCGGCACGCCCCGGCTCGTCTACTGGCGTGACGGCGGCGACCTCGTGCTGGCGTACGAAGTGCGCGTCACGGGCATGGGCGAGGACGGCGTGCCGGTGGACGACTCGGTGCTCGTCAATGCGAGCAACGGAGACGTGTTCGAGCGCCTCCCTCACATCCACGCCGCGCTGAATCGCCAGGTCGTCGACGGGGACGGCGGCCCGGGACGCAGCGAGGGGCAGCAGCCGGTGGAGAACCCCCTGGTCAACATCGCCTACGACCACCTGGGCTCCGCCCATGAGTGCTACCGCGACCTGTTCGGCTACGACTCGTATGACGGCGCGGGCGCAACCCTCCACAGCACCGTCTACCGGGGAGGGCCCTTCTTCAACGCGTTCTGGGATGGCACGCGAATCGTCCTCCGCGAAGGTGGCGTGGCGGCGCCCGAGCTCTCCCGGGCCCTGGACGTCATCGCGCACGAGTTCACCCACGGGGTCATCGACCATACCTCGGGCCTCATCTACTCGGGCGAGTCCGGCGGACTGAACGAAGGCATCGCCGACATCTTCGGTGCCGTCTGCGAGTGGCATGGCAGGGGCAAGGTCGTCGACGCCAACACGTGGCTCTTCGCCGAGGACGTGTGGACGCCCGACATCCCGGGAGACGCCCTCCGCTACATGCACGACCCCAAGCTGGATGGCGTGTCGCTGGACTCCTACGCCGACTACGTGTCGGGCACCGACGTGCACTACAGCTCGGGCATCGCCAACCTGGCCTTCTACCTGCTGTCGCAGGGCGGCCTGCACCCGCGGACTCCCAACCAGCTGCCGGTGACGGGCATCGGCATCGAGAAGGCCGCGCGCATCTTCTACAAGGCGAACGTGGACCTGCTGCTGCCCTCGTCCAACTTCGAGGCCGCGAAGACGGCCACCGAGCAGGCCGCGGCCCAGCTGGGCTACGACGCGGCGACCGTGACGTCTGTCACCCGCGCGTGGACGGCCGTGCAGGTGGGTATCATCCGCCAGCCTCCGTCCACTCCGCTGGAGAAGGACGTCCCCGCCACCAACCTCTCGGGCGCGCGGGGCCAGCAGCGCTACTTCTCGGTGGTGGTGCCCGAGGGCGCTACCGACCTGACCTTCACCCTGGCTGGCGGCACGGGGGACGCGGACCTGTACGTGCGTCAGGGCTCCGCGCCGACGACCACCAGCTATGACTGCCGTCCCTACCGGGCCGGCAACAACGAGGTGTGCACCTTCGCGGCTCCGGCCCACGGCACCTGGTACGCGATGCTGAACGGCTTCAGCGCGTACAGCGGCGCCTCGCTGGTGGTGACCTGGAAGGGCGGCTACATCCCCGTGGAGCCGGGCGTCCTGGTGACGGACCTGTCCGGCGAAGCAGGCGCATCCCAGGTCTTCACGGTCCAGATTCCCGAGCCCGCGGAAGGGGCCTACCGTACCGTCCATGCCCGCCTGCGCGGCACCGGCAACGCGGACCTCTACGTGCTGCGCGGAGCCGCTCCCACGCCGAGCGCCTACGACTGCCGAAGCATGAACGAGCACAGCACGGAGAACTGCGACCTGAGCTTCGCCGAGCCGGGCAAGTACTACGTCCGCGTCTACGGCGCGAAGGGCGGCTACACGGCCGGCTCGCTCATCGTCACGTACGACTGA